A window of the Candidatus Kryptoniota bacterium genome harbors these coding sequences:
- the pheA gene encoding prephenate dehydratase → MKKIKIAFQGERGAFSEIAARHYFPAGTIELVPHTTFVDVFHAVEKKKVKYGIVPVENTLSGGIREVFNLLDVEPVYVRGEIKLKISHSLLAKRTSRMSAIRTVYSHPQALLQCRKFIRSAGLRPVEYYDTAGAAKYVSGTKDESIAAIASEAAAEDYNLKVLKRRLESDGNNFTRFLIISNRYEIQKDADKTTVTFSLRNAPGALHKLLSAFAIRDIDLLTIDSIPILGKPWEYKFYVDFSGSINNVVQQRAIDHLEEMSPHVKIVGSYKSGRTIQ, encoded by the coding sequence ATGAAGAAAATCAAAATAGCTTTTCAGGGAGAGCGGGGCGCATTCAGCGAAATCGCTGCACGGCATTATTTCCCGGCGGGTACGATCGAACTAGTTCCGCACACTACTTTTGTCGACGTTTTTCACGCTGTAGAAAAGAAGAAAGTGAAATATGGAATCGTCCCGGTGGAAAACACACTCAGCGGAGGGATACGGGAAGTTTTCAACCTTCTCGATGTGGAGCCGGTCTATGTCCGCGGCGAGATAAAGCTGAAGATATCGCATTCGCTGCTGGCCAAGAGAACATCGAGGATGTCGGCTATCAGGACGGTTTACTCTCATCCTCAGGCGCTCCTGCAATGCAGGAAGTTTATACGTTCGGCGGGACTCAGGCCCGTAGAGTACTATGACACGGCGGGCGCCGCAAAATATGTGTCGGGCACCAAAGATGAATCGATTGCTGCAATTGCAAGCGAAGCAGCGGCGGAAGACTACAATTTGAAAGTGCTGAAGAGACGCCTGGAGAGCGACGGGAACAATTTCACGAGATTCCTCATAATTTCGAATAGGTATGAGATCCAGAAGGATGCAGACAAGACCACAGTCACGTTCAGCTTACGGAACGCGCCGGGTGCACTCCACAAGCTTCTCAGCGCGTTCGCGATAAGAGACATCGACCTCCTCACGATCGATTCAATCCCGATTCTCGGGAAGCCGTGGGAGTACAAGTTCTACGTTGATTTCAGCGGCAGTATAAATAACGTGGTACAGCAAAGAGCAATCGATCATCTGGAAGAGATGAGCCCTCACGTGAAGATTGTCGGAAGCTACAAATCCGGGAGGACCATTCAGTGA
- a CDS encoding permease-like cell division protein FtsX — protein sequence MSRLWFIIKEAFSGLGRAKLSAFFSILMVALSFTMLGSFYLTSIQAERLLKYLKGKVEVEAFLTDSLTQDQLAVLRSQILGTKGVSKVDYVSKADAAEMFKNEFGEDINNVLDFNPLPASFRIFLKDQYKNTTDVGVIAGKIEKMPGVENVKYRKALLSLIDKRVRLFYGIMSGFGGALVLLSIFLVYNSMRLAISHKKRIIDTMKLVGASRMFVRLPFLLGGMIQGFTGGLIAAGAIYGVLSAGSILLRESYINQVLPPLQFYLAVIGIATLLGLVSTLSATRKYIKESLS from the coding sequence GTGAGCAGACTCTGGTTTATTATCAAAGAGGCCTTCAGCGGTCTGGGACGCGCAAAACTGAGCGCTTTCTTCTCCATACTGATGGTGGCACTGTCGTTTACTATGCTCGGAAGCTTCTATCTTACTTCGATCCAGGCCGAGCGCCTGCTCAAATATCTCAAAGGGAAAGTTGAAGTGGAGGCGTTCCTCACCGATTCGCTGACTCAAGACCAGCTTGCCGTTTTGAGATCGCAGATTCTCGGGACGAAAGGAGTTAGTAAAGTCGACTACGTGAGCAAGGCCGACGCGGCGGAGATGTTCAAAAACGAGTTCGGCGAAGATATCAACAATGTTCTCGACTTTAATCCGCTGCCGGCTTCCTTCAGGATTTTTTTGAAGGACCAGTACAAAAATACAACGGACGTCGGTGTTATCGCCGGAAAGATTGAGAAGATGCCGGGGGTCGAAAATGTTAAATACCGTAAAGCGCTTCTCAGCTTGATCGACAAGAGGGTCAGACTTTTCTATGGTATAATGAGCGGTTTCGGAGGAGCACTCGTGCTTCTTTCAATATTCCTTGTCTATAACTCCATGCGGCTCGCGATTTCCCACAAGAAGAGAATAATAGACACGATGAAACTTGTGGGAGCATCGCGCATGTTCGTCCGGCTCCCTTTTCTTTTGGGCGGCATGATACAGGGATTCACCGGCGGCCTGATCGCTGCGGGCGCTATTTACGGAGTTCTCAGCGCGGGTTCCATACTCCTGCGCGAGAGTTATATCAACCAGGTTCTTCCACCTCTGCAGTTCTATCTGGCGGTAATCGGAATCGCGACGCTTCTTGGACTTGTGTCAACTCTGTCAGCGACGCGCAAGTACATCAAGGAGAGTCTCTCTTGA
- the recR gene encoding recombination mediator RecR, producing MIYTSQALEMLIGELSKLPGIGRKTAQRLALHLLKSDNESADRLASAIVEVKRRIRYCSVCWNITEKDPCSICSDPSRDHSAICVVEDASDVLAVEKTNEFHGVYHVLGGALSPLEGVTPDQLKVKELLSRLNSEVKEVIIAMNPDVEGEATTIYLGNLLKPLGVKVTRIARGIPVGGDLEFADEATLVRALEGRIVVE from the coding sequence ATGATATATACCTCCCAGGCTCTCGAGATGTTGATCGGCGAACTGAGCAAACTTCCGGGCATAGGACGAAAGACTGCTCAAAGGCTCGCTCTCCATCTGTTGAAATCCGATAACGAGAGTGCTGACCGGCTGGCAAGCGCGATCGTCGAAGTGAAAAGGAGAATCCGCTACTGCTCCGTATGCTGGAACATCACGGAGAAGGATCCGTGCTCGATTTGCTCCGATCCGTCGCGCGATCATAGCGCGATATGTGTCGTCGAAGACGCCAGTGACGTGCTTGCCGTCGAAAAAACAAATGAGTTTCACGGCGTGTACCATGTCCTGGGCGGCGCGCTGAGCCCGCTGGAAGGCGTCACGCCTGATCAGTTAAAGGTGAAAGAGTTGTTGAGCCGGTTGAATTCGGAAGTGAAGGAAGTGATAATTGCGATGAACCCGGACGTCGAAGGTGAAGCAACAACTATTTATCTTGGAAATCTTTTGAAGCCTCTCGGTGTGAAGGTGACCCGGATCGCACGAGGCATCCCGGTGGGAGGAGACCTCGAGTTTGCGGATGAAGCTACTCTCGTGCGGGCATTGGAGGGACGGATCGTTGTCGAATGA